The genomic interval ACCTCGCCGTCCGCATGGAGCGCAACACCAACAACCTCCTGGTGCTGGGCGGTTACGGGAACGCCCGGGTGCGCTCGGCCGATGTGGGCTGCTCCACCGTCATCGTGGCCGCCGCCCAGCAGATCGAGCGGTTCGACCGCGTCTCCCTCGGCGTGATCGAGTCGGGGATCGGGGTCACCGCCCGCGCCGTGCACGACGTGGCGCACATCCTGGCGGAGCTGCTCGACAACGCGACCCGCTACTCGCCCCCGGACAAGCAGGTCGGGGTCGCCGTCTGGCGGCTGTGGGACCGGGCCGTCGTGCAGATCGTCGACGAGGGCGTGGGCATCACGGCGGAACGCCGCGCGGTCCACAACGCCGCGCTGCTCGAACCGCAGGCCGGCATCGGCGACGTACGGTCCATGGGGCTGCACGTGGTGGCACGGCTCGCCGCGCGCCACGGCATCGTCGTGGAACTGCGCGACTCCTCGGGCCCCGGCACCATCGCCGAGGTCACGCTGCCCGCGAAGGTGCTGGCACTGGACCTGGAGGAAGACCGGGCCCCGACGCCGGGCACGCTCGCCAACGCCGCCGGCTACGAGGCGCCCCGGCCGATCACACCGCCGGGGCCGGGGGGCCGCCGGCAGGGCGCCGCCGCGACAGCGCGACCCGGCCACGACAGCACCCCGGTCGGGGCGGGCGTCGGCGCCGCCGGGGCCGGCGCCCCGGCAGGCGGCGAGCGGGAGGCGCCGCCCGGCCACGACGGGCCCCGCGGCTCCACCCGTGAGCGGGATCACGGCACCACGCCCGCGCCGCACCCCGTGCACGACGAGCCGGTGTCGCGCGTCGCCGGCGTCAGCTCCTCGGGGCTGCCGCTGCGGCAGCGCAGGGCGCCTCAGCAGTGGCCCGCCGCGGGGAAGCGGGAGGGCGCCGAGCAGCGCCCCGGGGCCGGCGCGCCGCGGCCGTCGCCCCGCCGCCGGGACTCCCGACAGGTCTCCGACGTGCTGGCGGCGTACGCCCAGGGCATCAACCGGAGCACGAACCACCGGGGGCGTTCCGCCCCGGACGACAACACCGAACGGACCGAGAAATGACCACCTCCTCCGACCTGAGCTGGATCCTGAGCGATTTCGCCGGGCGCCTCCCGGAAGTCACCCAGGCGATAGCCGTGTCCGTGGACGGGCTCGCGCTGGCGTACACCGGTGTGGAACGCGACGACGCCGAGCGGCTGGCCGCCATCGCGTCCGGCGTCGTCAACCTGCTCTCCGCGGCGGCCCAGTTGACCAACACCGATCCCGTGGAGCACAGCCTGACCGCGATGGAGGGCGGCTACCTGTTCTCGATGGCCGTCTCCAGCGGTGCCTCGCTCCTCGTCACCACGACCAGGGACGCGGACATCGGCGAGGTCAGCTACATGATGTCCGAACTGATCAACCAGGTCGGCGACTCGCTCTCTCCCCAGCTCCGCGATCCGAGCCTCCCGCCCCTCCGCTGACCGCCGGTACGGGCGTCTCCCACCCCCGTACTGCTCACCGGTCCGGACTCCCACCGGTGGCGGCCACCCGCCGCACGCGTCCAGACCGGCACGCACGACACTCCTGCCCCCCGAGACTGTGATGTGAGCCCCATGTTCCCCTTCGCCCTTTCCCGCCCCCACCGCCGCAGATTCCGGCCGGCCGGCGCTGCCGCCCTCGCCCTCGGCCTGGCGGCCGTCACCGGATGCAGCAGCGACAGCGGCGCCGCCGACGACACCGTGAAGATCGGCCTGGTGGCCTCCCTGTCGGGCACCTACGAGCCGGTCGGCACGGAGCTGCGGGACGGCTTCAAGCTGTACCTGGAGACCCATGGCAACAAGCTGGGCGGCCGAAAGGTCGAGCTGATCGTGGCGGACGAGGGCGACGGCCCGCCGACCGCCGTGCCGGCGGCCACCAAGCTCGTCAAGAAGGACAAGGTCGACGTGTTGACGGGCCTCGTCGGCGGCGGTTCGGTCAACGCGGTCCTGCCACTGATCCAGCAGGCCAAAATCCCCTTCCTGGGATCGAACGCCCGGCCTCCGGTCAAGGACATCGAGTACGTCTGGACGACCAGCTTCCTGTCCGACGAGCCGGGCCGGGCCATCGCCCCGTACATCAAGGACAACGTCGACGGACCGGTCTACGCGATCGGCCCCGACTACCAGGGCGGCCACGACGAACTGCGCGGATTCACCGATGAGTTCAAGCGGATCAAGGGGAAGCTCGCCAACCCGGACGGCAAGACCACCTGGACGCCGTTCCCGAAGACGACCAACTTCATGCCGTACTTCGCGGAGATCGCCAAGACCGACGCCAAGGCGGTGTACTGCTTCTACGCCGGCAAGGCCGCGATCGACTTCGCCAAGCAGTACGCCCAATCGGACATCGCCGATCTGCCGCTGTACACGGCCTTCGTGACCGAGGGCAGCGTGCTCCAGGCACAGGGCGCGGCGGCGAAGGACATCTACTCGGTCCTGAACTACGCGGCCGACCTCGACAACGAGGCCAACCGCACGTTCGCCGCCGACTGGACCGCGGAGCACGACACGCAGCCCACCACCTACGCGATGGCGTCGTACGACGCGGCCGCCGTACTGGACAAGGCGATCGCCGACGCGGCGAAGGACGGCGACGTCACGTCGCAGACCATCAACAAGGCCATCGCGGGGCTGGGCCAGATCGACAGCCCGCGCGGCGCCTGGGAGTTCGGCGACAAGGCCCACTCCCCGGTGCAGACCTGGTACCTGCGCCAGGTGCGGCCGGACGGATCCCGGTTGGCCAACGTCATGGTCCAGGACCTGGCGACGCTCGGCAGCTGACATGGATCTCCTCGACGCCCACCTCATACCGGCGGTGGACGGGGTGGCGTTTGGTCTGCTGCTGTTCGTGGTCGCCGCCGGCCTGAGTCTCGCCTTCGGCACGGCGGGTGTGCTCAATCTGTCGCACGGCACGCTGTACGCGATCGGCGCCTACACGGGGGCCGAGCTGAGCGACGGGACCTGGGGCGGCCTCGCCATCGGCCTGGCCGCCGGAACCGCCGCCGCGTGCGTCGCCGGGGCGGGGCTGTCCGCCGCGACGGCTCCGCTCGCCCGGCGTGGGCATCTGGCGCAGGCACTGCTGACGTTCGGGCTCGCCCTGATCGGCGGTGATCTGCTCATCCAGCTCTTCGGGGCGGACGAACTCCCCGTGCGCGTTCCCGAGGCACTCGACTCCTCGGTGATGCTGCTGGGGCACCGCTACCCCGCCTACCGGCTCTGCTTCATCGTGATGGCCGTGCTGCTCGCGGCGTTCGGGACCTGGGTGCTGACCCGGACCCGGATGGGCGCCGCGGTACGGGCGGCCGCCGACGATCCGCAGATGCTCGC from Streptomyces sp. CA-278952 carries:
- a CDS encoding ABC transporter substrate-binding protein gives rise to the protein MFPFALSRPHRRRFRPAGAAALALGLAAVTGCSSDSGAADDTVKIGLVASLSGTYEPVGTELRDGFKLYLETHGNKLGGRKVELIVADEGDGPPTAVPAATKLVKKDKVDVLTGLVGGGSVNAVLPLIQQAKIPFLGSNARPPVKDIEYVWTTSFLSDEPGRAIAPYIKDNVDGPVYAIGPDYQGGHDELRGFTDEFKRIKGKLANPDGKTTWTPFPKTTNFMPYFAEIAKTDAKAVYCFYAGKAAIDFAKQYAQSDIADLPLYTAFVTEGSVLQAQGAAAKDIYSVLNYAADLDNEANRTFAADWTAEHDTQPTTYAMASYDAAAVLDKAIADAAKDGDVTSQTINKAIAGLGQIDSPRGAWEFGDKAHSPVQTWYLRQVRPDGSRLANVMVQDLATLGS
- a CDS encoding roadblock/LC7 domain-containing protein, giving the protein MTTSSDLSWILSDFAGRLPEVTQAIAVSVDGLALAYTGVERDDAERLAAIASGVVNLLSAAAQLTNTDPVEHSLTAMEGGYLFSMAVSSGASLLVTTTRDADIGEVSYMMSELINQVGDSLSPQLRDPSLPPLR